GCGGGAAGCGGCCAAGTTAAGCGGCATCACCGAGGTGCCTACCAGTCCGTCGCGGGGGGTGGAAACCTTCTTTGATGGGGTGACTTTTGACCCGGCCAACCCCCAGCAGTACCTGGCTCAACTGCAAATCAAGCGCGCGTAAAGGAGGTGCATCCACAATGGTTACGGCTCCCAGTCCTGGTTTTTCACCCCCCCGCTGGCACCAGTGGCGGCAGAAATATGCTCCGCAGGTGCTCCCACCCCTGGTGGGCATTGGGGGATTTTTGCTGCTGTGGCAGGTGCTTTCGATGGCGGGGGTGACCCGGCTGCCGGCCCCCAGCACCCTATTGACGGACGACAGCACGCGCCAATTGCTGCTCAATCCCTTTTTCGACCGGGGGGGCTTGGATAAGGGCCTGTTTTGGCAAACCCTGGCCAGTTTGACGCGGGTGGCCAAGGGTTACGGTGCGGCGGCGGTGGTGGGGGTGAGTTTGGGCATCTGGGTGGGGGTTAACCCCATCGTCAACCGGGCGTTGGACCCCCTGTTTCAGTTCCTGCGCATGATTGCCCCCTTGGCCTGGGTGCCCATTACCCTAATTGCCCTGCCCAATGTACAGACGGCGGCGATTTTCGTGATTTTTATTACGTCTGTGTGGCCCATTTTGCTCAATACGGCGGTGGGGGTGCGGCAGATTCCCCAGGACTACAAGAATGTGGCGATGGTGTTGCAGCTAAACCCCCGCGCCTATTTTTTCAAGATTCTGCTGCCGGCGGCCTTGCCCTATATCTTTACGGGGTTGCGGATTGCCATTGGTTTGGCCTGGCTGGCGATTATTGCGGCGGAGATTGTCATGTCGGGGGTGGTGGGCATCGGCTTTTTCATCTGGGACGCCTACCAGCAGAACTATGTGAGTGAGGTAATCCTGGCGGTGATTTACATCGGCGCGGTGGGCCTGATCCTAGACCGGCTGGTGGCCTGGGTG
This DNA window, taken from Gloeomargarita sp. SRBZ-1_bins_9, encodes the following:
- the ntrB gene encoding nitrate ABC transporter permease; the protein is MVTAPSPGFSPPRWHQWRQKYAPQVLPPLVGIGGFLLLWQVLSMAGVTRLPAPSTLLTDDSTRQLLLNPFFDRGGLDKGLFWQTLASLTRVAKGYGAAAVVGVSLGIWVGVNPIVNRALDPLFQFLRMIAPLAWVPITLIALPNVQTAAIFVIFITSVWPILLNTAVGVRQIPQDYKNVAMVLQLNPRAYFFKILLPAALPYIFTGLRIAIGLAWLAIIAAEIVMSGVVGIGFFIWDAYQQNYVSEVILAVIYIGAVGLILDRLVAWVQRLIVPQQ